Genomic DNA from Paenibacillus donghaensis:
TTCGCTGGAATGGCAGCAGCGCAAGTAGAACATCCGGCTCAGTACCGCTAGAGGAGGCATCCGCTTGTTTAACTATGTCATTGATGAGGACCTGGTGCTTAAGCCGCTGAGCACAGAGCATGCCAGGGAGATGTTCGCCTTAGTGGAGCATTCACGCAGCCGTCTTCGTCGCTGGCTGCCGTGGGTCGACGGCGTTACGGAGCAGTCGCATATTATCAGCTTCATCCGCAATGCAGCCAGCCAGAGCAGCGACAATGGCGGGTTCACCGCTGGACTGTGGATCGACGGCGTTATGGCCGGGGTGATTGGCTATCATGCCATTGACTGGCATAACCGCAGCGTTGGCATTGGCTACTGGCTGGGAGAAGGATATGAGGGAAAAGGCTACATGACCAGCGCCTGCCGTGTGTTCGTGGATTATGCGCTGCTTGAGCTTGCGCTGGAGCGCGTCGAGATCCGCTGCGCCACCGGCAACACCTCCAGCCGGTCTATTCCGGAACGGCTTGGCTTCGTGCTGGAGGGTGTCATCCGGCAGGCCGAGAAGCTGCCGGACGGGTACGTCAACCATGCAGTGTACGGGCTGCTGCGCAGTGAATGGAAGCTGCTAGGCTGATACGCCTGCAGCCATTTCCCGGCCTACACCTTATTTCGTTCGATACTCTTATGGCGTTTCCAGCCATTTGCGAAAGTCGGCCCGGGTGCTTGCGGACAAGGTGTCCAGCGCGATCAGCTCAGCCAGACCAGACTTGTCCGTGCGTCCTGTCTTCATAACCTGCAGCACGTGGGACACCGTCATCCGGCCCGCGCCTTCCTCCCGTCTAATTATCTGGTCTCCCGCAGCGACTGCTCCTTCACGGAGGACGCGCAGATAGAAGCCGCTGAAGCCGGTCTCCAGCACCCGGGCCGGCAGATCGGCAGGACCGTGCTTCTGCGAGAGCTTGTAGCAAGGATAACGCGGCTGGCTTACCTGCAGCAGCGCGGTTCCAATCTCGAATACATCCCCGATATGGACTTCAGTCTCCATCAGCCCGCTTGTCGTCATATTCTCCCCGAACGCAGAGAATTCCAGCTTCTTCCCAAGCACCCGCTCCCAATAAAGATAATGCTCATACGGATATACACAAACCGCTTTATCGGGTCCGCCATGATGGACCAGATCCGCTTGTCCATCTCCCTCAAAGCCCCCGCTGCCGAGCCTGCACGGACCTTCCACAGCATGTTTGTAGATACCTGTCTCCAGCGGTTTGCCCTTATAGTCCACCGTAACCGGTCGTCCTACATTAAGTGAGATGATTTCCATTCTTCATTTCCCCTTTCAGCCAACAGCTCATAAAGATCTGATCGACATACCGGCCGCCCAGATAGAATTCCTCACGTAAACGGCCCTCCTCCTCGAATCCACAAGCCTTGTAGAAGGCAATGGCCGTCAGATTGGATGACAGCACTCGCAGCCGCAGCTTGCGGATACCATGATCGCCCGCATGGCGCCTAATAGCTTCCATCAGTTGGCGGCCGATGCCAAGCCGCTGATCATTCGGATGCACTGCAATATTCACCTCACAGACATGCCGGTTGCTGTCCGCTCCCGTAGGAGAGCCGAAACCAACATACCCGCACAGCTGTCCCTCCCGGAGGGCAACAAGCTGGGAGCCGGGCGGAGCATGCAGCAGATAGTCCTCACGCGAGCGCCACATGAGAGGACCAGGTGACGTTTCCTCCGTCCAGATCATATTGTCGAGCGTAATCAGCTCGCGAGCATCCTTCATTTCCGACAGGCGAATGGTTAGTGTCCCAGTATGAATAGGCTGCATAAGCTTCCCCTTACCTTTCTTCTATGAAATCACCGTGCCAGTCTGCGGGAGTTGCGGTTCATGTAAGAATGAAGCATAAAGAACAACACAGACAGCACGGCTACGCCACAGGCCAGCCAGGCCGTGGGTGCCAAGCCTCCACGGTCATACAGGCTGCCCATGAAAAAAGGGCCAATCACCCGGCCAGCCGCGCCGATCCCGCCGCTAAGCCCCAGGTAGAAGGGGGCGCTCCGATCGGCATGATCCGAGATGAACGAAGGAATCGCCGGAGAGATCAGCATTTCTCCAAGGGTGATGAGCACCATGCCCAGCACCAGCCCCGGATAGCTTGGCATGCCCAGAATAACGGCATAACCTGCCAGATAGAACACCGCACTGAGTGTCATCTGTGCAGTTGAAGTCTGGGCGAACCAGCGCTTGAGCATACTGACAAGCGGCTGTGCCACGAAGATCAAGATGCCGTTCAAGGTCCAGAGGAAACCATAAAATTTCTTCGGCCAGCCCTCCGAAATAATAAATGGCGACACACCTATATTCCAGACAGAATTGCCGACAAGCAGGAATAGTGATGCAATCGACATGTAGAGATAGATGCGTGTATGTCCGAGTAACTTCCAGCCGGACGGCGTGCCCGCTGCTTCCGTTCTCTGTCTCACCAGATCCAGATCCGGAGCCAGCTCCGGCGCTGTGCCGACCTTCCGCAGATAGAACAGGAAAAAGCCTGCAAATACAGCCGAGGTGACTCCGTTCAGCACAAAGCTTAGCATATAGGAGATATCAGCCAAAAAACCGCTTAATGCGGTACCCAGCGCTACTCCGATATTGCTTGCCACATAAATGACATTAAACAATTCTGCTCGCTGCGCTTTGAAGCGAAAGCCGATAAAGCCCTGTATCGCCGGTAGCGACATCGAGTTGAACAGCCCGACCAAAGCCATATTGCATAAAAACAGCGGCCAATGGCTGCTGGTTGAAGGCAACGCAAACAAAGCCAGCGCGTTCAAGGCCAAAGCGCCGACAATCAGGCGGTTAACCCCCAGCTTGTGATACAAGGAGCCGCCCAGCAATTGGCCAGCAATTCCGCCAAGCGACAGAATCTGGATGACAAGTGCCGCATCGGTCATGCTGCGGCCAAGTTCGTCGAATACAAACATTGTAACCAGCGGCCACATCAGCGATCCGCCGGTTGAACTAATCAGACTGGCAATCAGAAACACTTTGATTTCTTTTGGATAGGCAGCTAGCAGCTTCATCAGTAGTGTACATCCCCTGTTATCTATGTATCTTTAATTCATCCAGTATTGTCTGAAAACAGGGAACCGGCAAGCATACGCTATAAAGCTTTGCCGCGTTATCGCACATATGTCACATAGGCTGCTCCATAAGCATCTTATTCCTTTACCTAAGCAGCTGCACTTCCACGGTAGCCGAGAAGCCCATAATTGTCTATTTTATATGCCCCAAGCTGCCGTAAAGAAAACATGTTTAGGATCATTGATTCGATAGGTTGTGGTGCGGGTAATAGAGCATATGAAACACTCCCTATTTATGATTCGCCGTGAGCCCGATTTCGTTCCCCCGAGTCGGATATGCACGGCGAATTTTGTTATGTCCGGGGTGAAACTTAAGACTGATTTATAGCGTAAAACTTATAAATTCTTATATTTTCAATAGAACACACCCTCATTATGAAATAATGAGGGTGTTTTTCTATTGCGAAATTTTTGCGGTGTATTCTTCAGCTGTAGGTGAGAGATTCGCTCGTTTATCCATAGGTAGAAGTTTCGCCAACACGTGCCCATATTCCTGCGGTTTCACGCTTCAAAAGCGAAAAAATCCCGCTTAAATGACCGCTTTCGCGAGTACTCATGGATGAGTATGACGTTGACGGAGCTCCAGCCCCTCCAGGAGCCAGCGAAGTTCACGGGAAGAAACGGTAAGCGGACCACTACCTGCACGGGCCACTGAAACGTACCGCACTCCAGTCGGCGATTACAGAACGGTGGTTCCCCCCTCATCTCTGTGATCAAACTTAAAATCTTCCAAGTATAGAGAGAGTACTTCTCCAATCCGCAAGCCTGTTTCAAATAACACTTGGATGAGAAACTGATCTCTGATGTTTGTCGTTGCATTTAGCACTTCCTGCACTTGTTCTTTTGAAACATATATAAAAACAGTGGATATATGCTCATAAATTGAACATAGTATCCACTGTTAATAATAGTCAAGTTATAGACTGAAAAAATAAAGTATTAGACTATCGATGCGGCATTAAGCTAACAGGCAGGATATGTTAATCAATTCGCGAATACTTCAAATAATCATTAGCAAAGATTCTGCATGAACCATAAAAAATGGTATCCTCAAAAAAGTGAAGGGGCAGCATAGCCTTATGAAACTAGGACATATAATGATTTTTGTCAATGACATGACAAAGGCGAGATGGTTTTATTCTGAATTGCTGGGTTTGCAAACACTGTTAGAGCAAGAAAATAAGCTTGTATTCGCCCTTGACGGCTGTCAGCTTATAGCTTTCAAGTGTGAAAAGACCAAAGAAATTGGAGATTATTCAAACGAGGCTAGAACAGTTTTGGTGTTTGAGGTCGTATCTGTTGAGCAAACTTATAAGGAAATGAAGGAAAAGGGTATTCAATTTTTGCATGATAAACCTACTCAAGGGCGATATGCTGCTTTCGTTGATCCGTTTGGTAACGTGCATGAAATCGCTGAATCGTTCGATCACTGGGCGCAAATTTGACGAAGCGCTGAAGGACGTGGACCCGGAAGAACGAAAGGCCGCCCGAATGGAGCGCAGCGGCCCCATTCGGGCGGCTTTTTCCGTGTGACTGCATCAGCAAAAGTCCGGCGTCCTCCCCAAGAGCGCTCTGGGGGAGGCGATCACCTACAGCCTGAATCAGTGCGAAAAGTTGACGGACTTTTTAAAGGATGGACGGCTGGAGATCAACAACAACCGCAGCGAGCGTTCGATTAAACCGTTTGTCATTGGGCGAAAGAACTGGCTGTTTGCGAATACGTCCCGTGGCCCAGGCCAGCGCCGTGATTTACAGCGTGATAGAGACGGCGAAAGAGAACGGACTGAATCCGTTCCAGTACTTGAAATTTCTGTTCGAACAGCTTCCGCAACTCCCCGATCCGAACGATACGGAAGCCTTGGACAAGCTAATGCCATGGTCACCTGCACTCCCGCTCATTTGTCGGGTAGCTAGACCTTAATTCAGTCTGTCGCGACCCTCATCTGTTGAACAGGTGGCCTGGTTTGACGCTTACCTATAGAACGCGACCAACATGGATTTCAAATCCACAATCCCGCACGGGGAGTGACAGTCGAACAGTTCCCAGCTCTTGAGTCTCTTTCCAAATTTCAATCCACACTCCCGCATGGGGAGTGACTACCGAAGGGCCTGCCCATTTTTTTCCATCAGATTTCAATCCACACTCCCGCACGGGGAGTGACATTACTCTCATCCATCAGCCTCTGTATTCTTTCAATTTCAATCCACACTCCCGCACGGGGAGTGACGAGCAAGCTTAATCTCGCCCTTGTAATCCGTTTATTTCAATCCACACTCCCGCACGGGGAGTGACTTCAACCAAGCGCCGGCCGATTTCGATACTGGCAATTTCAATCCACACTCCCGCACGGGGAGTGACAAAGTTGTACTTTCGTTATTCGCAGTAATAACTTTATTTCAATCCACACTCCCGCACGGGGAGTGACGCTGGCTGGGGTCCCGTTAATAAACACAGATACCGATTTCAATCCACACTCCCGCACGGGGAGTGACATTGTATTGTACGGTACGCCCGCCCTGGCATCCTATTTCAATCCACACTCCCGCACGGGGAGTGACGTTACATGGGTCGCCTGCTCTAGCGCCC
This window encodes:
- a CDS encoding GNAT family N-acetyltransferase codes for the protein MFNYVIDEDLVLKPLSTEHAREMFALVEHSRSRLRRWLPWVDGVTEQSHIISFIRNAASQSSDNGGFTAGLWIDGVMAGVIGYHAIDWHNRSVGIGYWLGEGYEGKGYMTSACRVFVDYALLELALERVEIRCATGNTSSRSIPERLGFVLEGVIRQAEKLPDGYVNHAVYGLLRSEWKLLG
- a CDS encoding MOSC domain-containing protein; this encodes MEIISLNVGRPVTVDYKGKPLETGIYKHAVEGPCRLGSGGFEGDGQADLVHHGGPDKAVCVYPYEHYLYWERVLGKKLEFSAFGENMTTSGLMETEVHIGDVFEIGTALLQVSQPRYPCYKLSQKHGPADLPARVLETGFSGFYLRVLREGAVAAGDQIIRREEGAGRMTVSHVLQVMKTGRTDKSGLAELIALDTLSASTRADFRKWLETP
- a CDS encoding GNAT family N-acetyltransferase — encoded protein: MQPIHTGTLTIRLSEMKDARELITLDNMIWTEETSPGPLMWRSREDYLLHAPPGSQLVALREGQLCGYVGFGSPTGADSNRHVCEVNIAVHPNDQRLGIGRQLMEAIRRHAGDHGIRKLRLRVLSSNLTAIAFYKACGFEEEGRLREEFYLGGRYVDQIFMSCWLKGEMKNGNHLT
- a CDS encoding MFS transporter, giving the protein MKLLAAYPKEIKVFLIASLISSTGGSLMWPLVTMFVFDELGRSMTDAALVIQILSLGGIAGQLLGGSLYHKLGVNRLIVGALALNALALFALPSTSSHWPLFLCNMALVGLFNSMSLPAIQGFIGFRFKAQRAELFNVIYVASNIGVALGTALSGFLADISYMLSFVLNGVTSAVFAGFFLFYLRKVGTAPELAPDLDLVRQRTEAAGTPSGWKLLGHTRIYLYMSIASLFLLVGNSVWNIGVSPFIISEGWPKKFYGFLWTLNGILIFVAQPLVSMLKRWFAQTSTAQMTLSAVFYLAGYAVILGMPSYPGLVLGMVLITLGEMLISPAIPSFISDHADRSAPFYLGLSGGIGAAGRVIGPFFMGSLYDRGGLAPTAWLACGVAVLSVLFFMLHSYMNRNSRRLAR
- a CDS encoding VOC family protein, encoding MKLGHIMIFVNDMTKARWFYSELLGLQTLLEQENKLVFALDGCQLIAFKCEKTKEIGDYSNEARTVLVFEVVSVEQTYKEMKEKGIQFLHDKPTQGRYAAFVDPFGNVHEIAESFDHWAQI